A window from Leptothermofonsia sichuanensis E412 encodes these proteins:
- the thiC gene encoding phosphomethylpyrimidine synthase has protein sequence MRTEWVARRRGHNNVSQMHYARQGIITEEMQYVAQRENLSAELIREEVARGRMIIPANVNHTNLEPMAIGIASRCKVNANIGASPNSSNIQEELDKLHLAVKYGADTVMDLSTGGGNLDEIRTAIIKSSPVPIGTVPIYQALESVHGNIEKLTPDDFLHVIEKHAQQGVDYMTIHAGILIEYLPLVRHRLTGIVSRGGGIIARWMLHHHKQNPLYTHFQDIIEIFKKYDVSFSLGDSLRPGCQHDASDEAQLAELKTLGQLTRKAWEHDVQVMVEGPGHVPMDQIEFNVRKQMEECSEAPFYVLGPLVTDIAPGYDHITSAIGAAMAGWYGTAMLCYVTPKEHLGLPNAEDVRHGLIAYKIAAHAADIARHRPGARDRDDELSRARYNFDWNRQFELSLDPERAREYHDETLPADIYKTAEFCSMCGPKFCPMQTKVDADALTELEKFLAQDKVTRR, from the coding sequence ATGCGGACAGAATGGGTCGCCAGGCGGCGTGGGCACAATAATGTGTCCCAGATGCACTATGCCCGTCAAGGCATCATTACCGAGGAGATGCAGTATGTGGCACAGCGCGAAAATCTTTCAGCAGAGCTGATTCGGGAAGAGGTGGCGCGGGGTCGGATGATCATTCCCGCCAATGTCAATCACACCAATCTGGAGCCAATGGCGATCGGGATTGCCTCCAGGTGCAAAGTCAACGCCAATATTGGCGCGTCTCCCAATTCCTCCAATATTCAGGAAGAATTAGACAAGCTCCATCTGGCAGTCAAATACGGGGCGGATACCGTGATGGATTTGTCCACAGGTGGCGGCAACCTGGATGAGATTCGCACAGCAATTATCAAGTCCTCTCCTGTCCCAATTGGCACAGTGCCCATCTATCAGGCACTGGAAAGCGTCCACGGCAATATCGAAAAACTGACTCCAGATGATTTTTTACATGTGATTGAGAAGCACGCCCAGCAGGGGGTTGATTACATGACCATCCATGCCGGGATTTTGATTGAATACCTGCCCCTGGTACGCCATCGCCTGACGGGAATTGTTTCCCGTGGTGGTGGCATCATTGCCCGCTGGATGTTGCACCACCATAAACAGAACCCACTCTACACTCACTTCCAGGACATTATTGAGATTTTCAAAAAGTATGATGTCTCCTTCAGTCTGGGGGACTCCCTCCGTCCCGGTTGTCAGCATGATGCGTCTGATGAGGCCCAACTGGCAGAACTCAAAACTCTGGGACAGCTTACCCGCAAAGCCTGGGAACACGATGTACAGGTGATGGTGGAAGGTCCGGGACATGTGCCCATGGATCAGATTGAGTTTAATGTGCGGAAGCAAATGGAAGAGTGCTCGGAAGCCCCCTTTTATGTTCTGGGTCCCCTGGTGACCGATATTGCACCGGGATACGACCACATTACAAGCGCGATTGGAGCTGCGATGGCAGGCTGGTATGGTACTGCCATGCTTTGCTATGTAACTCCCAAAGAGCACCTGGGCTTGCCCAATGCGGAAGATGTGCGGCATGGTTTGATTGCCTATAAGATTGCCGCCCACGCGGCAGATATTGCCCGTCACCGTCCAGGGGCACGCGATCGCGATGACGAACTCTCCCGCGCTCGCTACAACTTTGACTGGAACCGCCAGTTCGAGCTTTCCCTGGATCCAGAACGCGCCCGTGAATATCACGATGAAACCCTTCCAGCAGACATCTACAAAACCGCTGAGTTTTGCTCCATGTGCGGTCCCAAGTTCTGCCCCATGCAGACCAAAGTCGATGCCGACGCCCTGACCGAACTGGAGAAGTTTCTGGCTCAGGATAAAGTGACCCGGCGGTGA
- a CDS encoding PrsW family glutamic-type intramembrane protease has product MSNHPWKFRFKDVVPYEEVFKPELYNHGNVRFLLFFGLFPLLVSLLGFGDDLRNTAWLLGIYYACIWGLVLRNFINPGHFTWGKTLTCVFFVLVLGIPLLLLLQLVPPFSFLYQGIRRGVILDLIGFVLGVGVLEESIKALPVYLFLVNPGKVQDPQSTAFYGAVSGLGFAISEGVTYSLQYATGLSEGFSHSLRGMDQQPLEGNISGFLLVITIRFVCLPLFHAIWAGISGYFLGLSTFSRSQQWTIILVGLAIAAVLHGLYNFFSNNILGLLIMAFSILLFLTYLRNSQKMIRGARET; this is encoded by the coding sequence ATGAGCAATCATCCATGGAAATTTCGCTTTAAGGATGTGGTGCCATACGAAGAAGTCTTTAAACCAGAGCTTTATAACCACGGAAATGTCCGGTTTTTGCTCTTCTTTGGGTTGTTTCCCCTGCTGGTGAGCCTGCTGGGGTTTGGCGATGATTTACGAAACACCGCCTGGCTTCTGGGGATTTATTATGCCTGCATCTGGGGACTGGTGCTGCGCAACTTCATCAATCCCGGACACTTTACCTGGGGTAAAACGTTGACCTGTGTGTTTTTTGTTCTTGTCCTGGGCATTCCCCTGCTTTTACTGCTTCAACTGGTTCCACCCTTTAGTTTCCTCTATCAGGGAATTCGACGGGGCGTCATTCTAGACTTGATTGGCTTTGTGTTGGGTGTGGGAGTTTTGGAGGAATCCATTAAAGCCTTACCTGTCTATCTGTTCCTGGTCAATCCAGGAAAGGTGCAGGATCCCCAATCAACGGCGTTTTATGGTGCCGTCTCTGGTTTGGGGTTTGCCATTTCTGAAGGAGTTACCTATTCGCTACAATACGCCACGGGTCTTAGCGAGGGATTTTCCCACTCCCTGCGTGGGATGGACCAGCAACCGCTAGAAGGAAATATCAGTGGTTTTCTGCTGGTGATTACGATTCGATTTGTCTGTTTGCCATTATTCCATGCTATCTGGGCAGGCATTTCAGGCTATTTTCTGGGATTGTCTACGTTCAGTCGATCGCAACAGTGGACGATTATTCTGGTCGGTCTGGCGATCGCGGCTGTACTGCACGGCTTATACAATTTCTTCTCCAATAACATTCTGGGATTGCTGATCATGGCATTTTCCATCCTGCTGTTCCTGACCTATCTCCGCAATAGCCAGAAGATGATTCGAGGGGCAAGGGAAACTTAG
- a CDS encoding mechanosensitive ion channel family protein, which translates to MPGVSSNLVRGKKRWFHPLIRFVLIGILTFGIAVGGESITLAQLPLPSPAAPTLASPPAGVERRGALEITNVMFDGEELFRIASPTVRDRTNPGALIPVEERAEQIEANLNRVIQDDIRLSPSGIVTETNYDLDTLQVYTSTLNNDQVIFVKDKNHPEPLSIITVTQSDAVLYGQPVEEVAALMQQRISTRLREALTERTQETLEAQIGRAFPIFGGMLVASLGLFLLQKRLKARDSALQEQKEVEVAEPPLAEETPPGAPIPATHRLGFQAALRQQFTFERRRRLVAFFRWLAFWGQIAVWVGGIGIILSLFPWTRPLSEQILSIPLSLLMVWFVTGLLIRAGDMALDSLAKAWEEGNLFARSDDHREALRISTAIGALKGLKTFAVYIVGITWLLSVIGLPVGSVLAIGGIVAFAISLGFQNVVRDVVNGFLILMEDQYAVGDVVSIGNDAGLVENMNLRITQLRDAEGRLITIPNSAITHVRNLTRTWSRVDFSIEIAYSTDIDFALGILRDLAQQMYDEPEWRDRIIGPPEVLGVDSLSHTGMLLRVWIRTKPAQQWVVGREFRRRVRVAFDRHGIAIGKPQQDAWLMGEGLAANGSSSGRVQAEEGSESDADGSQSPAQ; encoded by the coding sequence ATGCCTGGCGTTTCTAGCAACCTGGTTCGGGGGAAAAAACGCTGGTTTCATCCCCTCATCCGGTTTGTATTGATTGGCATACTGACCTTTGGGATCGCCGTAGGCGGAGAATCCATTACCCTGGCACAACTCCCGCTGCCCAGTCCGGCTGCCCCGACGTTAGCCAGTCCCCCTGCTGGGGTTGAACGCCGGGGTGCCCTTGAAATCACCAATGTGATGTTTGATGGAGAAGAGTTGTTTAGAATTGCCTCTCCAACCGTGCGTGATCGCACAAATCCCGGTGCGTTGATCCCGGTAGAAGAACGAGCAGAGCAAATTGAGGCAAATCTGAATCGGGTGATTCAAGATGACATCCGGCTTTCTCCCAGCGGGATTGTGACTGAAACGAACTATGACCTCGACACTTTACAGGTCTATACCTCAACCCTCAACAACGACCAGGTTATTTTTGTTAAAGACAAAAATCATCCTGAACCCCTCAGCATCATCACGGTCACCCAGTCGGATGCTGTACTCTACGGGCAGCCGGTTGAGGAAGTAGCCGCCTTAATGCAACAACGCATCAGCACCAGACTGCGGGAAGCCCTGACGGAACGTACCCAGGAAACCCTGGAAGCCCAGATTGGCCGGGCATTTCCTATTTTTGGGGGGATGCTGGTTGCCAGTCTGGGACTGTTCCTGCTCCAGAAACGGTTGAAGGCACGGGACAGTGCTCTCCAGGAACAGAAAGAAGTTGAAGTCGCTGAACCCCCGCTTGCCGAGGAGACTCCACCCGGTGCTCCCATCCCGGCAACCCATCGTCTGGGATTTCAGGCAGCCCTGAGACAGCAGTTTACCTTCGAGCGACGACGACGATTGGTCGCATTTTTCAGATGGCTGGCATTTTGGGGGCAAATTGCTGTCTGGGTGGGGGGCATCGGGATCATTCTGTCCCTCTTCCCCTGGACCCGTCCCCTCTCTGAACAAATCCTCAGCATTCCCCTCAGTCTGCTGATGGTCTGGTTTGTGACTGGACTGTTGATTCGTGCGGGGGATATGGCACTGGACTCCCTGGCAAAAGCCTGGGAAGAGGGAAACTTGTTTGCCAGAAGCGATGATCACCGGGAAGCCCTGAGAATTTCTACGGCCATTGGTGCCCTGAAAGGACTGAAAACATTTGCGGTTTATATCGTTGGCATTACCTGGCTGTTGAGTGTGATTGGGCTTCCGGTTGGTTCTGTACTGGCAATCGGGGGGATTGTTGCCTTCGCCATTTCCCTCGGCTTCCAGAATGTGGTGAGGGACGTGGTGAATGGGTTCCTGATTCTGATGGAAGACCAGTATGCGGTCGGAGATGTGGTTTCTATCGGAAATGATGCCGGTCTGGTAGAGAACATGAATCTGCGTATTACCCAACTTCGCGACGCCGAGGGACGCCTGATCACTATTCCGAATAGCGCCATTACCCATGTCAGAAACCTGACACGAACCTGGTCCAGAGTCGATTTTTCGATTGAAATTGCCTACAGCACCGATATTGACTTTGCCCTGGGTATCCTGCGAGATCTGGCTCAGCAGATGTATGATGAGCCAGAGTGGCGCGATCGCATCATCGGTCCCCCGGAAGTGCTGGGTGTTGACAGTCTCTCCCATACAGGGATGTTGCTGCGGGTCTGGATCCGGACCAAACCCGCTCAGCAATGGGTGGTTGGGCGCGAATTCCGCCGCCGGGTTAGAGTTGCCTTTGACAGGCATGGGATTGCGATTGGAAAACCCCAGCAAGATGCCTGGTTGATGGGGGAGGGGTTGGCTGCTAATGGCTCTTCCAGCGGTCGAGTCCAGGCAGAAGAAGGGTCAGAAAGTGACGCCGACGGCAGCCAGTCACCAGCACAGTAG
- a CDS encoding sensor histidine kinase, whose product MGLPQHQLQRNHQTDSVYQTTELQTQRNQTTFISLRVKLLLGFSMVFSVVFAGAFYWFYTFTTEKTISRLRADMKSTLVGAARGVDVNQLMALYKDGERNAAGFSDDPRFQQQLAWFETVHGIEPRSWLYAYTFGPARNNRRMGPPAVAPDQLEIIYLVDLWANHNPAKSVHFLEPGVPARVTHQVIEHGEIVETREIYTDKWGTWLSAFAPLKDTRGNVVAILGIDIEADYVLKVQQEIRDKVLVSFVSTYAVLFVLVYLLSGVLTKHLIELTESAERIAAGNYHQSLSFAKQRWFPDEMNTLAQVFGDMIDSIRTREQLIREGKQAEDKMRRELEEEKELNELKSRFVSMASHEFRTPLTAIRTATEILEQYGDVASEAKKQEYFRRIRTAIQNIDQLMEDVLTIGKAEAGKLEFSPVWLNVEEFCCEIVEEIQLGIGSHHKITLTSQGACQQVFLDPKLLRSILTNLLSNAVKYSQPGSAVEFSLACLDPVVRFTVQDQGIGIPLEDQPKLFELFHRARNAETIRGTGLGLAIVKQCVELHQGQISFTSQENAGTTFCVELPLRLEQMAEKS is encoded by the coding sequence GTGGGTTTACCGCAACATCAATTACAGAGAAATCATCAGACAGATAGTGTCTATCAGACTACAGAACTGCAAACCCAGCGAAATCAAACCACGTTTATTAGTCTGCGGGTCAAACTTCTGCTTGGATTCAGCATGGTGTTTAGCGTTGTTTTTGCGGGTGCCTTTTACTGGTTCTACACATTTACAACAGAGAAAACCATCTCTCGCCTGAGAGCCGACATGAAATCTACCCTGGTAGGGGCAGCCAGGGGCGTGGATGTAAACCAGCTCATGGCTCTCTACAAAGATGGTGAGCGAAATGCCGCCGGATTTTCGGATGACCCACGATTTCAGCAGCAGTTAGCCTGGTTTGAAACCGTTCATGGGATTGAGCCACGGTCATGGCTATATGCCTATACCTTTGGGCCAGCGAGAAACAATCGGAGAATGGGTCCTCCTGCCGTAGCTCCGGATCAGTTAGAAATTATTTATCTGGTCGATCTGTGGGCAAATCATAATCCGGCTAAATCGGTTCATTTTCTGGAACCCGGTGTTCCAGCAAGGGTCACCCATCAGGTGATTGAGCATGGAGAAATTGTCGAAACGCGAGAAATTTATACGGACAAGTGGGGGACCTGGCTTTCTGCGTTTGCTCCGCTGAAAGACACCCGTGGAAACGTAGTTGCCATCCTGGGCATTGACATTGAAGCGGACTATGTGCTTAAGGTGCAGCAAGAAATTCGGGATAAGGTATTGGTTTCCTTTGTGTCCACCTACGCGGTTTTGTTCGTTCTAGTCTACCTGTTGTCTGGTGTGCTGACTAAACATTTGATTGAATTAACGGAATCCGCCGAACGGATTGCTGCTGGAAATTATCACCAGTCTCTTTCCTTTGCCAAACAGCGTTGGTTTCCTGACGAGATGAATACCCTGGCTCAGGTGTTTGGTGACATGATTGACAGCATCCGTACTCGCGAGCAGTTGATTCGGGAGGGTAAACAGGCCGAAGATAAGATGCGTCGCGAACTGGAGGAAGAAAAGGAACTGAATGAACTCAAATCTCGCTTTGTTTCCATGGCGTCCCATGAATTTCGTACTCCCCTGACGGCGATTAGAACGGCAACCGAGATTCTTGAGCAATATGGCGATGTTGCCAGCGAAGCCAAGAAGCAGGAGTATTTTCGCCGCATCCGAACTGCGATTCAAAATATCGATCAGTTAATGGAGGATGTATTGACCATTGGCAAAGCCGAAGCCGGGAAACTGGAGTTTAGCCCTGTCTGGTTGAATGTTGAAGAATTTTGTTGTGAAATTGTTGAGGAAATTCAACTGGGAATCGGATCTCACCATAAGATTACCCTGACCAGCCAGGGGGCTTGTCAGCAGGTCTTTTTGGATCCCAAGCTGTTGCGCTCCATTTTGACCAATTTGCTGTCGAATGCAGTCAAGTATTCCCAACCCGGAAGTGCGGTTGAGTTTTCCCTGGCTTGCCTGGATCCGGTGGTTCGCTTTACAGTTCAAGATCAGGGGATTGGCATTCCCTTAGAGGATCAACCCAAGCTATTTGAACTGTTCCACCGGGCAAGAAATGCAGAAACCATTCGGGGTACAGGTTTGGGACTGGCGATCGTGAAGCAATGCGTAGAACTCCATCAAGGTCAAATCAGCTTTACCAGCCAGGAGAATGCTGGCACCACCTTTTGTGTCGAGCTTCCACTCAGGCTGGAACAGATGGCTGAAAAATCTTGA
- a CDS encoding DUF2259 domain-containing protein, protein MWQIFKAILPSLSPALVLTVLAGCSQPESTSLQSLTSRVVSTSTSSGSIAATTVPEHSAPASSLVATNAHPSLVVSPTFHTSERMAGFSADGSHFMYLESSRDTGAGIPKSTLQVVNIAANHCVQDGCKQTQYGEADAGLEMAVAENSLLQLTWNLRQALQLTPPAPGTKLAIVSRSHTPDGTETVTARLNNSNQVLKLRLRQQQLGSMDQGNIRAAMQLEVNDNGQWRSLDSLNHYREWVLGYSIRELRLSPDGETVVVLVTATKPTFEGTLGTTLVQGFELKPQ, encoded by the coding sequence ATGTGGCAAATCTTTAAAGCTATTCTTCCCTCTCTTTCCCCAGCGCTGGTGTTGACTGTCCTGGCTGGTTGTTCTCAACCTGAATCTACATCGCTTCAGTCACTCACTTCACGGGTTGTTTCCACCTCCACATCCAGTGGCTCGATCGCAGCGACAACTGTGCCAGAGCATTCAGCTCCAGCCAGTAGTCTGGTTGCAACCAATGCTCATCCATCTCTGGTTGTGTCGCCCACCTTTCACACCTCTGAACGGATGGCAGGTTTTTCTGCCGATGGCAGCCATTTTATGTACCTCGAAAGCTCACGAGATACAGGGGCGGGCATTCCCAAATCCACGCTGCAAGTGGTTAATATCGCCGCGAACCATTGTGTGCAGGATGGCTGCAAGCAAACTCAGTATGGTGAAGCAGACGCCGGGTTGGAAATGGCCGTGGCAGAAAATAGCCTGTTGCAACTGACCTGGAATTTGCGGCAAGCCCTGCAACTGACCCCGCCTGCCCCTGGGACAAAACTGGCAATTGTGTCGCGATCGCACACCCCGGATGGCACTGAAACCGTCACTGCCCGCCTGAACAACTCCAATCAGGTGCTTAAACTTCGCCTGCGGCAACAGCAACTGGGGTCTATGGACCAGGGAAACATCCGGGCGGCTATGCAACTTGAGGTCAACGATAATGGACAGTGGCGATCGCTTGATTCTCTCAACCACTATCGGGAATGGGTATTGGGCTATTCAATTCGAGAACTGAGACTCTCTCCCGATGGAGAAACCGTGGTAGTTCTGGTGACGGCAACCAAACCCACCTTTGAAGGCACCCTGGGAACCACCTTGGTTCAGGGCTTCGAGTTGAAACCCCAATAG
- a CDS encoding PAS domain S-box protein, with the protein MEHSKDPLERHNDLPGFTEVNHQRLRDRHLRAFFESALDAMLIADDEGRYVDANPAACELFGLPREALLGQRIVDFAEPGFDFTTAWEAFQRDERVKAEFRLVRPDGEVREVEFAATANFVPHRHLSVLRDVTERKQAEAALRLNEARYRAIVEDQTELICRTLPNGVLTFVNQAYCRYFNQPPEALIGQSFLSLIPEDDRPRVQQHFASLSWDHPVVTYEHQVILPSGEMRWQQWVDRAIFTDTGELFEVQSVGRDITQQKETELALQQLNRELEQRVQQRTAELHQALDHLQFHVENSSLAIIGCDHDGCIQFWSPRAEQIFGWRADEVLGKHWKDLHLVHEDDLAEVVQVINQLQHGKSHVIHTNRNYRKDGSIIYCEWHNSIQVDDAGNLLSILSLVHDVSDRKRAEEERNQAEAALQQREAILREAQRIAHVGSWEFDLDTQAIRWSEEMFHIFGLDPTQPEPTYEEFLQMLHPDDSGQLVHLIKRTIQEGLPYELEHRIIRPDGSIRYLVGRGEPILNPQGQVIRLFGAGIDITERRLVEEQLHQSKARLTAAQRVAHVGSWELDLDTWKITWSEEAFHIFGFDPNQPEPSYEEHFQRIHPNDQPLVRAAINSIAQTGIPFSLDFRILKPDGSIKYIEGRGEASFNPQNQPVQLFGTLLDITDRKHLEAELRSLAEREQLLRTITQHIHHSLNLNQILTTTVTEVRQVLQADRVLIFRFKPDWSGVVVVESVAEPELSILETRIKDPCFSDRYILAYRHGRIQVTDDIYNARLTPCHVDFLAGLQVRANLVVPILLGNEDHQATVNLRSPWPLWGLLIAHQCHAPRYWQSSEIDLMKQLATQAGIAIQQAEFHHQVQQFNADLERQVRARTAELELASEFESTLKRITDRVRDSLDENQILQSAVEELAKGLGVSCCNAALFDLEQGTSTICFEYTAQFVAPSHGRVSQMADFPEIYSQLLNGQYFQFCSLIPNPSRGQAAMLCCPIFDDQGVLGDLWLVNQSYYGFSNQDIRLVQQVANQCAIALRQSRLYQTAQAQVQELERLNQLKDDFLSTVSHELRTPMSNIKMATQMLEIALREAAGSGKGGQQLDSTVAGQRQEGRAGSPDKQGAKRDASQKVVSPLPALPTQNPKVAHYLSILKEECQREISLINDLLDLTRLDAGTDFSTLNPTNLAVWLPQVIDPFIERAHNQQQQLTVNIPDAFPTLMIDQSHLGRIVSELLNNACKYTPAGETITVTVKMLEKKKGLKMKDKANPASTFIPHPLSFQLSVTNSGVEIPVHELPRIFDKFYRIPNNDPWKHGGTGLGLALVKKLAEQMGGNIQAESGNHKTCFTVEFPLDGTALSDA; encoded by the coding sequence GTGGAGCACTCTAAGGATCCCCTGGAGCGACATAACGATTTACCCGGCTTTACTGAAGTGAACCATCAACGCTTACGCGATCGCCATCTGCGGGCGTTTTTTGAAAGTGCCCTCGATGCGATGCTAATTGCGGATGACGAGGGTAGATACGTGGATGCCAATCCTGCTGCCTGTGAGTTATTTGGACTGCCCAGGGAAGCCCTGCTGGGGCAGCGGATTGTTGATTTTGCGGAACCAGGGTTTGACTTCACGACTGCCTGGGAAGCCTTTCAACGGGATGAGCGGGTCAAGGCAGAGTTTCGTCTGGTTCGTCCCGATGGAGAAGTCCGGGAGGTGGAATTTGCGGCAACGGCTAATTTTGTGCCCCACCGCCATCTGTCTGTGTTACGAGATGTTACTGAGCGCAAACAGGCGGAAGCGGCTCTCAGGCTGAACGAAGCCCGCTACCGGGCAATTGTGGAAGATCAGACCGAGTTAATTTGCCGTACCTTACCCAATGGAGTTCTCACGTTTGTCAATCAAGCCTACTGCCGCTATTTCAATCAACCTCCAGAGGCGCTGATTGGGCAGAGCTTTCTGTCCTTAATTCCAGAAGATGACCGGCCCCGTGTGCAACAGCACTTTGCATCCCTGAGTTGGGATCATCCAGTAGTGACCTATGAGCACCAGGTCATCCTCCCCTCTGGTGAAATGCGCTGGCAGCAATGGGTCGATCGCGCCATTTTTACAGATACGGGAGAGTTGTTCGAAGTTCAATCTGTCGGGCGGGATATTACTCAACAGAAAGAAACTGAGCTGGCCTTGCAGCAGCTCAACCGGGAATTGGAACAACGGGTGCAGCAGCGCACCGCAGAACTCCATCAGGCACTCGATCATCTTCAGTTTCATGTCGAGAACTCTTCCCTGGCAATTATCGGCTGTGATCACGACGGTTGCATTCAGTTCTGGTCCCCGCGAGCAGAGCAGATTTTTGGCTGGCGAGCAGACGAAGTCCTGGGCAAACACTGGAAAGATTTGCATCTAGTTCATGAGGATGATCTGGCAGAGGTTGTGCAGGTAATCAATCAGTTGCAGCATGGTAAAAGCCACGTGATTCACACGAACCGTAACTACCGTAAAGATGGATCGATTATCTACTGTGAATGGCATAACTCCATCCAGGTGGACGACGCCGGCAATTTGCTATCCATCCTGTCACTGGTTCACGATGTCAGCGATCGCAAACGGGCCGAGGAGGAGCGGAACCAGGCAGAAGCCGCTTTGCAACAACGGGAAGCCATTTTGCGGGAGGCGCAGCGGATTGCCCACGTGGGGAGTTGGGAATTTGATCTGGATACACAGGCGATTCGCTGGTCAGAGGAGATGTTTCACATTTTCGGGTTAGACCCGACCCAGCCAGAACCCACCTATGAGGAATTTCTGCAAATGCTCCACCCTGACGATTCAGGGCAGTTGGTGCATCTGATCAAGCGTACCATTCAGGAGGGGCTTCCCTATGAACTGGAACATCGAATCATTCGCCCAGATGGCTCTATTCGCTATCTGGTGGGCCGGGGAGAGCCAATTTTGAATCCCCAGGGTCAGGTGATCCGGTTGTTTGGGGCTGGGATTGACATCACTGAACGCCGACTGGTGGAAGAGCAGTTGCACCAGAGTAAAGCCCGGTTGACGGCGGCTCAACGAGTTGCCCATGTAGGCAGTTGGGAACTGGACCTGGATACCTGGAAAATTACCTGGTCAGAGGAAGCCTTCCACATTTTTGGGTTTGATCCGAATCAGCCAGAGCCTTCCTATGAAGAGCATTTCCAAAGGATTCACCCCAATGATCAGCCCCTGGTCAGGGCTGCTATCAACTCCATCGCCCAAACAGGTATCCCCTTCAGTCTGGATTTTCGTATCCTGAAGCCCGATGGCTCCATCAAATATATCGAAGGCAGGGGAGAAGCCAGCTTTAACCCGCAGAATCAGCCCGTCCAGCTCTTTGGCACGCTGCTGGACATCACAGATCGTAAACACCTGGAGGCGGAGTTGCGATCGCTGGCAGAACGGGAACAACTGTTACGCACCATCACCCAACACATCCATCACTCGCTCAACCTGAATCAAATCCTGACCACCACTGTGACTGAGGTCCGCCAGGTGCTGCAAGCCGATCGAGTCCTGATTTTTCGATTTAAGCCCGACTGGAGCGGAGTGGTGGTCGTCGAGTCTGTGGCCGAACCAGAACTGTCCATTCTGGAAACCAGGATCAAAGACCCCTGCTTTAGCGATAGGTATATCCTGGCTTACAGGCATGGGCGCATTCAGGTCACAGATGACATCTACAACGCCAGACTAACTCCCTGCCATGTTGATTTTCTGGCAGGGCTTCAAGTCAGAGCCAATCTGGTTGTGCCAATTCTTCTGGGCAATGAAGACCATCAGGCAACGGTGAATTTGCGATCGCCGTGGCCATTATGGGGACTGCTGATTGCCCACCAGTGTCATGCACCCCGCTACTGGCAATCCAGCGAAATCGATTTGATGAAGCAACTGGCAACCCAGGCAGGAATTGCCATTCAGCAAGCTGAATTTCACCACCAGGTACAGCAATTTAATGCCGATCTGGAGCGCCAGGTGCGGGCGCGGACGGCTGAACTGGAACTGGCGTCAGAATTTGAATCGACCCTGAAACGAATTACGGATCGGGTACGCGATTCCCTGGATGAAAATCAGATCCTCCAGAGTGCCGTTGAAGAGCTGGCAAAAGGGCTGGGTGTGAGCTGTTGTAATGCGGCTCTGTTTGACCTGGAGCAAGGCACGTCTACGATCTGTTTTGAGTACACGGCTCAGTTTGTCGCGCCTTCCCATGGGCGGGTGTCGCAAATGGCAGACTTTCCAGAGATCTATAGCCAGCTTCTGAATGGGCAGTATTTCCAATTTTGTTCCCTCATCCCTAACCCATCCCGGGGGCAGGCTGCGATGCTGTGCTGTCCTATTTTTGACGACCAGGGGGTGTTGGGTGACCTGTGGTTGGTGAATCAGTCTTACTATGGCTTCAGCAACCAGGACATTCGCCTGGTTCAACAGGTGGCCAATCAGTGTGCGATCGCCCTGCGCCAGTCCCGTCTTTACCAGACTGCCCAGGCACAGGTCCAGGAGTTGGAACGACTCAATCAGCTCAAAGATGACTTCCTGAGCACGGTTTCCCATGAACTCCGTACTCCCATGTCCAATATCAAGATGGCAACGCAGATGTTGGAAATTGCTCTCCGGGAAGCGGCAGGATCTGGCAAAGGTGGTCAGCAACTGGACAGCACGGTAGCCGGGCAGAGGCAGGAAGGGAGAGCTGGATCACCCGATAAGCAGGGCGCAAAGCGTGATGCCAGTCAAAAGGTGGTATCCCCTCTTCCCGCCCTCCCCACCCAGAACCCTAAGGTCGCCCATTACCTCAGCATTTTGAAGGAGGAATGCCAGCGGGAGATTAGCCTGATCAACGATTTACTGGACCTGACCCGCCTGGATGCTGGAACAGACTTTTCAACCCTCAACCCAACCAACCTGGCAGTCTGGCTGCCACAGGTCATCGATCCCTTCATTGAGCGTGCCCACAATCAGCAGCAGCAGCTTACAGTCAATATTCCTGATGCTTTTCCCACCCTGATGATTGACCAGTCCCATCTGGGACGTATCGTCAGCGAGCTACTCAACAATGCCTGTAAATATACCCCTGCCGGGGAAACCATTACGGTAACCGTAAAGATGTTAGAGAAGAAAAAAGGATTAAAGATGAAAGATAAGGCCAATCCGGCTTCGACATTCATCCCTCATCCTTTATCCTTCCAACTGAGCGTGACCAATTCTGGAGTAGAAATTCCTGTCCATGAGTTGCCTCGCATCTTTGATAAGTTCTACCGGATTCCTAATAACGACCCCTGGAAGCATGGTGGGACTGGTTTGGGGTTGGCTCTGGTGAAGAAGCTGGCTGAACAAATGGGGGGCAACATCCAGGCCGAAAGCGGAAATCACAAAACCTGCTTTACGGTAGAGTTCCCACTGGATGGCACTGCCCTCTCGGATGCATAA